The Leptospiraceae bacterium genome includes a region encoding these proteins:
- a CDS encoding glucose 1-dehydrogenase, which translates to MKLFEGKVAVVTGGTSGLGQAVALEFARKGANVAICGRREKEGKETVDLIEKIGVKAIFVKADISKSVDVKNFIDTTVNKFGTINCAVNSAGKLGSMSGILDYPEDEWKAVMDVNITGTWLSMKYEILEMLKHKQGSIVNVASVLGIVGGHFKVSAYSASKHGMVGLTKSAALEFAHKGIRINVICPGSIETEMLADVFANVKPEDLQKAKQAQAAAYPMRRITSAEEVAKSAVWLCSDEASFITGVALPVDGGWTAQ; encoded by the coding sequence ATGAAATTATTCGAAGGAAAAGTGGCAGTCGTCACAGGTGGGACATCAGGACTTGGTCAGGCAGTTGCATTAGAATTTGCCAGAAAAGGTGCTAACGTTGCCATATGCGGACGAAGAGAAAAAGAAGGAAAAGAGACCGTTGATCTAATTGAAAAAATTGGAGTAAAAGCTATTTTCGTAAAAGCAGACATTAGTAAATCGGTAGATGTAAAAAATTTTATTGATACGACTGTAAACAAATTTGGAACAATAAATTGTGCAGTAAACAGCGCCGGAAAACTTGGATCGATGAGCGGAATCTTAGATTATCCTGAAGATGAATGGAAAGCAGTAATGGATGTGAATATCACTGGCACATGGCTTTCTATGAAATATGAAATCCTTGAAATGCTAAAGCATAAACAAGGAAGTATTGTAAACGTAGCTTCTGTATTAGGGATAGTCGGGGGACATTTTAAAGTTTCAGCTTATTCCGCTAGTAAACATGGAATGGTAGGATTAACAAAATCAGCTGCATTAGAATTTGCTCATAAAGGAATTCGGATAAATGTAATCTGCCCGGGAAGCATTGAAACTGAGATGCTTGCAGATGTTTTTGCAAATGTTAAACCAGAAGATTTACAAAAAGCAAAGCAAGCTCAAGCAGCAGCTTACCCCATGAGACGAATTACTTCAGCTGAAGAAGTAGCAAAATCCGCAGTATGGCTTTGTTCTGATGAAGCATCCTTCATTACAGGTGTAGCTTTACCAGTCGATGGTGGTTGGACTGCGCAATAA
- a CDS encoding PLP-dependent transferase, whose protein sequence is MIEKIKEYSIEKETSFSLQNTWLLERGLETLAVRIKRQSSNVIHHIDQAITN, encoded by the coding sequence TTGATTGAAAAAATCAAAGAATATTCAATTGAAAAAGAAACCTCCTTTTCTTTGCAAAATACTTGGCTTCTGGAAAGAGGATTAGAGACATTAGCCGTTAGAATAAAGAGGCAATCTTCCAATGTAATCCATCACATTGACCAAGCAATTACAAATTAA
- a CDS encoding YwaF family protein, with amino-acid sequence MLSLFISHVAIILASLYLVWIWEFRPTLLSLAKMGVFLNLFGAFVFWVNFLVDANYMFISKPTYNNTFLNHLGQYPWYLLYLEAIVLAISFSLYLPFHFKRDN; translated from the coding sequence ATTTTATCACTTTTTATTTCTCATGTAGCGATTATTCTGGCGAGTCTTTATTTGGTTTGGATTTGGGAATTTCGTCCGACACTTTTGTCCTTAGCGAAAATGGGAGTTTTTCTTAATCTATTTGGAGCATTTGTATTTTGGGTTAACTTCCTAGTAGACGCAAATTATATGTTTATCTCAAAACCTACTTACAACAATACTTTTTTGAATCATCTTGGTCAATATCCTTGGTATTTACTTTATCTAGAGGCAATAGTGCTAGCGATTTCCTTTTCCTTGTATCTACCATTTCATTTTAAGCGAGACAATTAA
- a CDS encoding TIGR02206 family membrane protein — translation MFAGEISLQFWYIVTNNWKIEYGLPLQLCDFSILMSIIMLILRSYKIFEVIYFTGVGGALVAILSPELWLGFPHFRFYHFLFLM, via the coding sequence TTGTTTGCGGGAGAAATTTCACTACAATTCTGGTATATTGTAACGAATAATTGGAAGATTGAGTATGGACTTCCTTTGCAGCTTTGTGATTTTTCAATTCTAATGAGTATAATTATGCTTATCCTAAGAAGTTATAAAATTTTTGAGGTTATTTACTTTACTGGAGTTGGTGGAGCATTAGTCGCTATCCTGTCGCCTGAGTTATGGTTGGGATTTCCTCATTTTAGATTTTATCACTTTTTATTTCTCATGTAG